The Georgenia sp. TF02-10 genome window below encodes:
- a CDS encoding TraR/DksA family transcriptional regulator, translated as MRPGTSHASTPTAGPSAPATGGDTRAALLDLRAEALARIASARAELASLTDSSRDANSDDEHDPDGATIAFERAQVAALARSAESRLEQVDQALARLDAATYGVCERCGRRIPAGRLAARPTARTCVDCAGG; from the coding sequence GTGAGACCCGGAACTAGCCATGCGAGCACCCCCACGGCAGGGCCGTCCGCCCCCGCGACGGGCGGTGACACCCGCGCGGCGCTGCTCGACCTGCGCGCCGAGGCACTGGCACGGATCGCGTCCGCCCGCGCCGAGCTGGCGAGCCTCACGGACTCCTCCCGCGACGCCAACTCCGACGACGAGCACGACCCCGACGGCGCCACCATCGCCTTCGAACGCGCCCAGGTGGCGGCGCTCGCCCGCTCCGCAGAGTCGCGCCTCGAGCAGGTCGACCAGGCCCTCGCGCGTCTCGACGCGGCCACGTACGGCGTGTGCGAACGGTGCGGACGCCGGATACCTGCGGGACGCCTCGCTGCGCGACCGACGGCGAGGACTTGCGTCGACTGCGCCGGGGGCTGA
- a CDS encoding MBL fold metallo-hydrolase has protein sequence MRLTVVGCSGSMSGPASAASCYLVQADGVGEDGRRRTWSVVLDLGPGAMGALMNHLDPAALDLLVLSHLHADHMVDVIGMQVYRRWHPAGPLAPLPVLAPAGALERVRGVGGDGPAESYTGELTFAEHRPGTAVDVGPLRLESFPVHHPVPAYGIRVTGPSDRGPGTVTLAYTGDTDACAGVTDLARGVDLLLSEAAFQEGRDTARGIHLTGRRAGELAAAAGVRRLVLTHLQPWTDPQTVRAEAQQAYPGPVDVAAAGATWTL, from the coding sequence GTGAGGCTGACCGTCGTCGGCTGCTCGGGCTCGATGTCCGGGCCGGCGTCGGCGGCCTCGTGCTACCTCGTCCAGGCCGACGGCGTGGGCGAGGACGGCCGGCGGCGCACCTGGTCGGTGGTCCTGGACCTGGGCCCGGGGGCGATGGGGGCGCTGATGAACCACCTCGACCCCGCCGCGCTGGACCTCCTCGTCCTGTCCCACCTGCACGCCGACCACATGGTCGACGTCATCGGCATGCAGGTCTACCGCCGCTGGCACCCCGCCGGGCCGCTCGCCCCGCTGCCGGTGCTGGCCCCGGCCGGCGCCCTGGAGCGGGTCCGCGGGGTGGGCGGGGACGGCCCGGCGGAGAGCTACACCGGGGAGCTGACCTTCGCCGAGCACCGCCCGGGCACCGCGGTCGACGTGGGCCCGCTGCGGCTGGAGTCCTTCCCGGTGCACCACCCGGTGCCGGCGTACGGCATCCGGGTCACCGGGCCCAGCGACCGGGGGCCGGGCACCGTGACGCTGGCCTACACCGGCGACACCGACGCCTGCGCGGGGGTGACGGACCTGGCCCGCGGGGTCGACCTGCTGCTCAGCGAGGCCGCCTTCCAGGAGGGCCGGGACACCGCCCGCGGCATCCACCTCACCGGCCGCCGGGCCGGCGAGCTCGCCGCCGCCGCCGGGGTCCGCCGGCTGGTGCTGACCCACCTGCAGCCGTGGACCGACCCGCAGACGGTGCGTGCGGAGGCGCAGCAGGCCTACCCGGGCCCGGTGGACGTCGCCGCCGCCGGGGCCACCTGGACGCTGTAG
- a CDS encoding DUF3054 domain-containing protein, which produces METAPEPIPTGSVHPLRWFGIDLVCVAVFTLVGLLAHGSPLSGYLSTLWPFLVGLVVAWMAPGVRALPLIIWPSGVIVWAVTVVVGLALRWATGAGISGAFPWVAAGVLAVLLLGWRVVPEVIERRRERRARYL; this is translated from the coding sequence ATGGAGACAGCGCCCGAGCCGATCCCCACCGGGTCGGTGCACCCGCTGCGCTGGTTCGGCATCGACCTGGTGTGCGTCGCGGTGTTCACCCTCGTCGGGCTGCTCGCCCACGGCAGCCCGCTGAGCGGGTACCTGAGCACGCTGTGGCCGTTCCTGGTGGGGCTGGTGGTGGCGTGGATGGCGCCGGGCGTCCGGGCCCTGCCGCTGATCATCTGGCCCTCGGGCGTGATCGTCTGGGCGGTCACCGTGGTGGTGGGCCTGGCCCTGCGGTGGGCGACCGGGGCCGGGATCTCCGGCGCCTTCCCGTGGGTCGCGGCCGGCGTCCTGGCGGTGCTGCTCCTCGGCTGGCGGGTGGTCCCGGAGGTGATCGAGCGGCGCCGGGAGCGGCGCGCCCGCTACCTGTAG
- a CDS encoding acetoacetate decarboxylase family protein — protein sequence MTTSPSAAETEAAPGPTSVPAASAAPYPPAPWHLRGSAVVALFPVPVADLPPAVAAAVPAGARPLRVAGRVPVLIAVARYVPGGDLSYHEALVAVPTARLGMRAMRAPAAQPGSRDARVPTARSDGRPATAGPAGRRRSPLTATVAQIWVDSAASRTGGRKLWAIPKELGTFVTSRGLAGLGTTLTVDGTPVLTVQARLGRRLLPGAPAVPLTTLQRGTTPAQGGGAGQVRARVRVRAVTHPVRARWAFAPAGPLGYLAGRSPLAVVGLTDAALVVGGD from the coding sequence ATGACGACGTCGCCATCCGCCGCTGAGACCGAGGCGGCGCCGGGCCCGACCAGCGTCCCCGCCGCCTCCGCCGCGCCGTATCCCCCGGCGCCGTGGCACCTGCGCGGCAGCGCCGTAGTCGCGCTGTTCCCGGTTCCGGTCGCCGACCTGCCGCCCGCGGTCGCCGCGGCGGTGCCCGCCGGCGCCCGTCCGCTGCGGGTCGCCGGCCGGGTCCCGGTCCTGATCGCCGTCGCCCGGTACGTCCCCGGCGGGGACCTGAGCTACCACGAGGCCTTGGTCGCCGTGCCGACCGCTCGGCTGGGCATGCGGGCCATGCGTGCGCCGGCCGCTCAGCCCGGCAGCCGGGACGCCCGCGTGCCGACCGCTCGGTCAGACGGCCGTCCGGCGACGGCCGGCCCAGCGGGTCGACGGCGCAGCCCATTGACCGCCACGGTGGCGCAGATCTGGGTGGACAGCGCCGCCTCCCGGACCGGCGGCCGGAAGCTGTGGGCCATCCCGAAGGAGCTCGGCACGTTCGTCACAAGCCGCGGGCTGGCCGGGCTCGGCACGACGCTGACGGTCGACGGCACGCCGGTCCTCACCGTCCAGGCCCGGCTCGGGCGCCGGCTGCTGCCCGGGGCGCCCGCCGTGCCCCTCACCACCCTCCAGCGCGGCACCACGCCGGCGCAGGGCGGGGGCGCCGGCCAGGTCCGCGCACGGGTCCGGGTCCGCGCGGTCACCCACCCCGTCCGGGCGCGGTGGGCCTTCGCCCCCGCCGGTCCGCTCGGCTACCTGGCCGGCCGGTCCCCGCTCGCCGTCGTCGGGCTCACCGACGCCGCCCTGGTCGTCGGCGGCGACTGA
- the rph gene encoding ribonuclease PH translates to MSSPPTAPTLRADGRRPDELREVRITRGWLDAAEGSALVEFGRTRVLCAASFTDGVPRWRQGSGQGWVTAEYAMLPRATTTRSQRESVKGRVGGRTHEISRLIGRSLRAVVDLAALGENSIVLDCDVLQADGGTRTAAVTGAYVALADAVAWGTAQGHISGKRPGPVLTDSVAAVSVGIIDGRPVLDLPYVEDVAAGTDMNVVVTGSGQFVEVQGTAEGAPFDRAELDALLDLAVAGTARLRDIQAAALAAPLERLP, encoded by the coding sequence ATGTCCTCGCCCCCCACCGCCCCCACCCTGCGCGCCGACGGCCGCCGCCCCGACGAGCTCCGCGAGGTCCGGATCACCCGCGGCTGGCTGGACGCCGCCGAGGGCAGCGCGCTGGTGGAGTTCGGCCGCACCCGCGTGCTGTGCGCCGCCTCCTTCACCGACGGCGTCCCCCGCTGGCGCCAGGGCTCCGGCCAGGGCTGGGTGACCGCGGAGTACGCGATGCTCCCGCGCGCCACCACCACCCGCTCCCAGCGGGAGTCCGTCAAGGGCCGGGTGGGCGGGCGCACCCACGAGATCTCCCGCCTGATCGGCCGCTCGCTGCGCGCCGTCGTCGACCTCGCCGCGCTCGGGGAGAACTCCATCGTGCTGGACTGCGACGTCCTGCAGGCCGACGGCGGCACCCGCACCGCCGCCGTCACCGGCGCCTACGTCGCCCTCGCCGACGCCGTCGCCTGGGGCACCGCGCAGGGCCACATCAGCGGCAAGCGGCCCGGCCCGGTGCTCACCGACTCCGTCGCCGCCGTCTCCGTCGGCATCATCGACGGCCGGCCCGTCCTCGACCTGCCCTACGTGGAGGACGTCGCGGCCGGGACGGACATGAACGTCGTGGTCACCGGCTCCGGGCAGTTCGTCGAGGTGCAGGGCACCGCCGAGGGCGCGCCGTTCGACCGGGCCGAGCTCGACGCCCTGCTCGACCTGGCCGTGGCCGGCACTGCCCGGCTGCGGGACATCCAGGCCGCCGCGCTCGCCGCGCCGCTGGAGCGGCTGCCGTGA
- a CDS encoding helix-turn-helix domain-containing protein, with the protein MSTQTTRIAPPTGPEAEDTIRRTVKGIMKGRGLTVEEVAPRLGMAVSTLYRKLAGHGNRDAFRAGEVASLADVLGVEVGRLYDGAGGMFTPPDGGGSVHRLGLEPRTH; encoded by the coding sequence ATGAGCACGCAGACGACACGCATCGCACCCCCGACCGGGCCGGAGGCGGAGGACACCATCCGCCGGACCGTCAAGGGGATCATGAAGGGCCGCGGTCTGACCGTCGAGGAGGTCGCCCCTCGGCTGGGCATGGCCGTGTCGACCCTCTACCGCAAGCTCGCGGGCCACGGGAACCGCGACGCCTTCCGCGCTGGCGAGGTCGCGTCGCTCGCTGACGTCCTCGGCGTCGAGGTCGGCCGGCTCTACGACGGCGCCGGCGGCATGTTCACCCCGCCCGACGGCGGGGGCTCTGTACACCGCCTGGGACTCGAACCCAGAACCCACTGA
- a CDS encoding bifunctional DNA primase/polymerase: MTALTDTDRAYLAAATRGDQAEVARLSALVDAEQEAAEARLAAPGALLASATWYATALGLPVFPCAPGGKRPATPHGFKDATTDPGQIRAWWRVNPSYNVAAPTGVLFDAIDVDGPEGLVALGEYVDGGGVLPERIAYALTPRGRHLLVPPTAQGSTTNLLPSVDYRGRGGYVVLPPSRTPEGTYFWYEPLTTEVAA; this comes from the coding sequence ATGACCGCGCTCACCGACACGGACCGCGCCTACCTGGCCGCCGCCACCCGCGGCGACCAGGCCGAGGTGGCCCGGCTCAGCGCCCTGGTCGACGCCGAGCAGGAGGCCGCCGAGGCCCGCCTCGCCGCCCCCGGCGCCCTCCTGGCCAGCGCCACCTGGTACGCCACAGCCCTCGGCCTCCCGGTGTTCCCCTGCGCCCCGGGAGGGAAGCGGCCCGCCACCCCGCACGGCTTCAAGGACGCGACCACCGACCCCGGCCAGATCAGGGCCTGGTGGCGGGTCAACCCGAGCTACAACGTCGCGGCCCCCACGGGCGTCCTGTTCGATGCCATCGACGTCGACGGCCCCGAGGGGCTGGTCGCGCTCGGGGAGTACGTCGACGGCGGCGGAGTGCTTCCCGAGCGGATCGCCTACGCCCTCACCCCCCGCGGCCGCCACCTCCTCGTCCCGCCGACCGCGCAGGGTAGCACCACGAACCTGCTCCCGTCCGTGGACTACCGCGGCCGCGGCGGGTATGTCGTCCTGCCCCCGAGCCGGACGCCCGAGGGCACCTACTTCTGGTACGAGCCGCTGACGACCGAGGTGGCAGCATGA
- a CDS encoding NUDIX hydrolase family protein, with product MGPWLSPEDLESVRRKVPMLYIDALPVRVDDAGEVEAVGLLLRVTEAGTMSRALVSGRVLFHETVRQALARHLEKDLGPMALPRLPLSPVPYAVGEYFPTPGSPFYDPRQHAVSLAYVVPVVGDCRPSHDTLELTWLTPAEALLPEILADMSEGHASLLRRAMAHLGRLY from the coding sequence ATGGGCCCGTGGCTCTCCCCCGAGGACCTGGAGAGCGTGCGCCGCAAGGTGCCCATGCTCTACATCGACGCCCTGCCGGTACGGGTGGACGACGCCGGGGAGGTGGAGGCGGTCGGGCTGCTGCTGCGGGTCACCGAGGCCGGCACCATGTCCCGAGCGCTGGTCTCCGGCCGGGTCCTCTTCCACGAGACGGTCCGGCAGGCGCTGGCCCGGCACCTGGAGAAGGACCTGGGCCCGATGGCCCTGCCGCGGCTGCCGCTGTCCCCGGTGCCCTACGCCGTCGGCGAGTACTTCCCCACCCCGGGCAGCCCGTTCTACGACCCCCGCCAGCACGCCGTCTCCCTCGCCTACGTGGTGCCGGTGGTCGGGGACTGCCGACCGAGCCACGACACCCTGGAGCTGACCTGGCTGACGCCGGCCGAGGCGCTGCTCCCGGAGATCCTGGCCGACATGTCCGAGGGCCACGCCAGCCTGCTGCGCCGGGCGATGGCCCACCTAGGGAGGTTGTACTGA
- a CDS encoding WhiB family transcriptional regulator — protein MSPSPWGGQSARERTPFGAFQLHPTHLTTGTVQPRAACTCEHPTCRCGKRIRPSKERAADHPGTVRAGNYAARLCKACAALDRALTKAPAEPDPRPTRTEAPGLAQADVFEQARCRQCSPECWFPPPENAAAVAWAVAQCQACPALTACRRYILAAEAGLPRSARHGIAAGMTPRERAAASRKERTGP, from the coding sequence ATGAGCCCCAGCCCCTGGGGCGGCCAGTCCGCCCGCGAGCGCACCCCCTTCGGTGCCTTCCAGCTCCACCCCACCCACCTGACCACCGGGACCGTCCAGCCCCGGGCGGCGTGCACCTGCGAGCACCCCACCTGCCGGTGCGGCAAGCGCATCCGGCCCAGCAAGGAACGCGCCGCCGACCACCCCGGGACGGTCCGGGCCGGGAACTACGCGGCGCGGCTGTGCAAGGCCTGCGCCGCCCTGGACCGGGCGCTCACCAAGGCCCCGGCGGAGCCGGACCCCCGACCCACCCGGACCGAGGCGCCCGGCCTCGCCCAGGCCGACGTCTTCGAGCAGGCCCGTTGCCGCCAGTGCAGCCCTGAGTGCTGGTTCCCCCCGCCCGAGAACGCCGCCGCGGTCGCCTGGGCCGTCGCCCAGTGCCAGGCCTGCCCGGCCCTGACCGCCTGCCGGCGCTACATCCTCGCCGCCGAGGCCGGTCTCCCAAGGTCCGCCCGGCACGGCATCGCCGCGGGGATGACGCCGCGGGAGCGGGCGGCCGCGTCACGGAAGGAAAGGACAGGGCCATGA
- the rdgB gene encoding RdgB/HAM1 family non-canonical purine NTP pyrophosphatase, which yields MSAPTEAGGGPRLVLATHNPHKVAELRAILAPLVPGLPAGAVVGAADLGVAEPVEDGTTFAENALIKARALVAATGLPAVADDSGLCVDIMGGAPGIFSARWSGRHGDDRANLELLLDQLAEVRPEHRGARFTCAAALVTPAGRETVTEGTLPGTLLTAPRGTGGFGYDPILVPLGQDRSTAELTAAEKNAISHRGMAFTALAPHVAAALG from the coding sequence GTGAGCGCGCCGACCGAGGCGGGCGGCGGGCCCCGGCTCGTGCTGGCCACCCACAACCCGCACAAGGTCGCCGAGCTGCGGGCCATCCTCGCCCCGCTGGTCCCCGGCCTGCCGGCCGGCGCCGTGGTCGGCGCGGCGGACCTCGGCGTCGCCGAGCCCGTCGAGGACGGCACGACCTTCGCCGAGAACGCCCTCATCAAGGCCCGGGCGCTGGTCGCCGCGACCGGCCTGCCGGCCGTCGCCGACGACTCCGGCCTGTGCGTGGACATCATGGGCGGCGCCCCCGGGATCTTCTCGGCCCGCTGGTCGGGCCGGCACGGCGACGACCGCGCGAACCTCGAGCTCCTGCTCGACCAGCTCGCCGAGGTCCGCCCGGAGCACCGCGGCGCCCGGTTCACCTGCGCCGCCGCGCTGGTCACCCCGGCCGGCCGGGAGACCGTGACCGAGGGCACCCTGCCCGGCACGCTGCTCACCGCGCCGCGCGGGACCGGCGGGTTCGGCTACGACCCGATCCTGGTGCCGCTCGGGCAGGACCGGTCGACCGCGGAGCTGACCGCGGCGGAGAAGAACGCCATCAGCCACCGCGGGATGGCCTTCACCGCGCTCGCCCCGCACGTCGCCGCCGCGCTGGGCTGA
- a CDS encoding peroxiredoxin, whose protein sequence is MTRLAPGDPAPDFTLPTADGPVSLADLRAGAEKGVIVYFYPAAATPGCTTEACDFRDSLAALQGAGYAVVGISPDDVPALSRFAAQESLTFPLAADPEHEVLAAYGAWGEKKNYGKTYVGAIRSTVVVAPDGSVVLAQYNVRASGHVARLRKELGVAA, encoded by the coding sequence ATGACCCGCCTCGCCCCCGGTGACCCCGCCCCCGACTTCACCCTGCCCACCGCCGACGGCCCGGTGTCCCTCGCGGATCTGCGCGCCGGCGCGGAGAAGGGCGTGATCGTCTACTTCTACCCCGCGGCCGCGACCCCCGGCTGCACCACCGAGGCGTGCGACTTCCGCGACTCCCTGGCCGCGCTGCAGGGCGCCGGGTACGCCGTCGTCGGCATCTCCCCCGACGACGTGCCGGCGCTGAGCCGGTTCGCCGCGCAGGAGTCGCTCACCTTCCCGCTCGCCGCCGACCCCGAGCACGAGGTGCTGGCCGCCTACGGTGCCTGGGGCGAGAAGAAGAACTACGGCAAGACCTACGTCGGGGCGATCCGGTCCACCGTCGTCGTCGCGCCGGACGGCAGCGTGGTGCTGGCGCAGTACAACGTGCGGGCCAGCGGGCACGTCGCCCGGCTCCGCAAGGAGCTCGGCGTCGCCGCCTGA
- a CDS encoding phosphoenolpyruvate carboxylase — protein MSQAPTRSAGQPAGEPTSPGQPTPAGQPTPAGQHTRGAARHEIPEAMRRDVRLLGGLLGRVLTEYGHDGLFEDVEELRELVIAAVDDPAGDHLARAEELVARFTPARAEEVARAFTCYFHLSNLAEEQHRVRTLRGRDGSVPLAEQRPADSVAAAYAHLAAEVGEEEAARRLGELRFHPVLTAHPTEARRNAVAGSLRRLATLLDDRDDPRLGAGALAANERELLAEIDVLWRTAQLRPANPSPLDEVRTSLAVFDASLSEVFAEVYRRMDDWLQGPEAGHTPPRAPAFVRLGTWIGGDRDGNPNVTAAITRQAAGQAAERVLLALERTARAVAVGLTVEDRFAPPSEALAGLWARQRQLAPELAAQAAAASPGETHRSVLLVLAERIGATRRRDADLAYAGPTELRAELGTVQDSLAAAGAARAAFGELQRLIWQLDTFGFHLAELEVRQHAKVHSQTLAWAADPAAVEKPAVPPEEVLDTFRAVAAVQQRHGVEACRRYIVSFTQSAQNIADVYALAELAAGSPEAAPVLDVIPLFETFDDLRAAPQVLTEMLQLPAVQRRLDQTGRRMEVMLGYSDSAKDVGPVAATLALYEAQERITAWAAANDVVVTQFHGRGGALGRGGGPANRAILAQPPGSVDLRFKVTEQGEVITARYGNPAIAVRHVEQVAAATLMASAPSTEQRNADAARRYADLAGRLDEVSRARFYQLVRAEGFPAWFAQVTPQEEIGDLAIGSRPARRGLSVESLEDLRAIPWNFAWTQARINLTGWFGLGTALDRVGDLALLRRAYAEWPLLTTMIDNVEMSLAKTDRRIAERYLALGDRPDLADLVLAELDLTTHWVLAITGHARLLEGHRVLGRAVQMRNPYVDALSLLQLRALRALRAPAGAAGTTAAGGGGEAGGDGADARTLLLLTLKGVAAGLQNTG, from the coding sequence ATGAGCCAGGCCCCCACCCGCTCCGCCGGCCAGCCCGCCGGCGAGCCCACCTCTCCCGGCCAGCCGACCCCTGCCGGCCAGCCCACCCCCGCCGGCCAGCACACCCGCGGCGCCGCCCGCCACGAGATCCCCGAGGCCATGCGCCGGGACGTCCGCCTCCTCGGCGGGCTGCTGGGGCGGGTGCTCACCGAGTACGGCCACGACGGGCTGTTCGAGGACGTCGAGGAGCTCCGCGAGCTCGTCATCGCCGCCGTCGACGACCCCGCCGGCGACCACCTCGCCCGGGCCGAGGAGCTCGTCGCCCGGTTCACCCCGGCCCGCGCCGAGGAGGTGGCCCGGGCCTTCACCTGCTACTTCCACCTGTCCAACCTCGCCGAGGAGCAGCACCGGGTCCGCACCCTGCGCGGCCGCGACGGCAGCGTCCCGCTGGCCGAGCAGCGCCCGGCGGACTCCGTGGCCGCCGCCTACGCCCACCTGGCCGCCGAGGTCGGGGAGGAGGAGGCGGCCCGCCGGCTGGGCGAGCTCCGGTTCCACCCGGTGCTGACCGCCCACCCCACCGAGGCGCGCCGCAACGCCGTCGCCGGCTCCCTCCGCCGCCTGGCCACCCTCCTGGACGACCGGGACGACCCGCGCCTCGGCGCCGGGGCCCTCGCCGCGAACGAGCGCGAGCTCCTCGCGGAGATCGACGTCCTCTGGCGCACCGCCCAGCTGCGGCCGGCCAACCCCTCCCCGCTGGACGAGGTCCGCACCTCCCTCGCCGTCTTCGACGCCTCGCTGTCCGAGGTCTTCGCCGAGGTCTACCGCCGGATGGACGACTGGCTGCAGGGCCCCGAGGCGGGCCACACCCCGCCGCGGGCGCCGGCCTTCGTCCGGCTGGGCACCTGGATCGGCGGGGACCGGGACGGCAACCCCAACGTCACCGCCGCGATCACCCGGCAGGCCGCCGGGCAGGCCGCCGAGCGGGTGCTGCTCGCGCTGGAGCGCACCGCCCGGGCGGTCGCCGTCGGCCTGACCGTGGAGGACCGCTTCGCGCCGCCGAGCGAGGCGCTGGCCGGCCTGTGGGCCCGCCAGCGCCAGCTCGCCCCCGAGCTGGCCGCCCAGGCCGCGGCCGCCTCCCCCGGGGAGACGCACCGCAGCGTGCTGCTGGTCCTCGCCGAGCGCATCGGCGCCACCCGGCGCCGGGACGCCGACCTGGCCTACGCCGGTCCCACGGAGCTGCGGGCCGAGCTCGGCACCGTCCAGGACTCCCTCGCCGCGGCCGGTGCCGCCCGCGCCGCGTTCGGGGAGCTGCAGCGGCTCATCTGGCAGCTGGACACCTTCGGGTTCCACCTCGCCGAGCTCGAGGTGCGCCAGCACGCCAAGGTCCACAGCCAGACCCTCGCCTGGGCCGCCGACCCGGCCGCCGTCGAGAAGCCCGCGGTGCCGCCGGAGGAGGTGCTGGACACCTTCCGGGCCGTCGCCGCCGTCCAGCAGCGGCACGGCGTCGAGGCCTGCCGGCGCTACATCGTCTCCTTCACCCAGTCCGCGCAGAACATCGCCGACGTCTACGCCCTCGCCGAGCTCGCCGCCGGCTCCCCGGAGGCGGCCCCGGTCCTGGACGTCATCCCGCTGTTCGAGACCTTCGACGACCTCCGCGCCGCCCCGCAGGTGCTCACCGAGATGCTCCAGCTGCCCGCGGTGCAGCGCCGGCTGGACCAGACCGGCCGGCGGATGGAGGTGATGCTCGGCTACTCCGACTCCGCCAAGGACGTCGGCCCGGTCGCCGCCACCCTCGCCCTGTACGAGGCCCAGGAACGGATCACCGCCTGGGCGGCGGCGAACGACGTCGTGGTCACCCAGTTCCACGGCCGCGGCGGGGCGCTGGGCCGCGGCGGCGGGCCGGCCAACCGGGCCATCCTCGCCCAGCCCCCCGGCTCGGTGGACCTGCGGTTCAAGGTCACCGAGCAGGGCGAGGTCATCACCGCCCGGTACGGCAACCCGGCCATCGCGGTCCGGCACGTTGAGCAGGTGGCCGCCGCCACCCTGATGGCCTCGGCGCCCTCGACCGAGCAGCGCAACGCCGACGCCGCCCGCCGCTACGCCGACCTGGCCGGGCGCCTGGACGAGGTCTCCCGCGCGCGCTTCTACCAGCTGGTCCGCGCCGAGGGGTTCCCCGCCTGGTTCGCCCAGGTCACCCCGCAGGAGGAGATCGGCGACCTGGCGATCGGGTCCCGGCCGGCCCGGCGCGGGCTGTCGGTGGAGTCCCTGGAGGACCTGCGCGCCATCCCGTGGAACTTCGCCTGGACCCAGGCCCGTATCAACCTCACCGGCTGGTTCGGGCTGGGCACCGCCCTGGACCGGGTCGGGGACCTGGCGCTGCTGCGCCGGGCCTACGCCGAGTGGCCGCTGCTGACGACGATGATCGACAACGTCGAGATGTCCCTGGCCAAGACCGACCGGCGCATCGCCGAGCGCTACCTGGCCCTGGGCGACCGGCCCGACCTGGCCGACCTCGTCCTGGCCGAGCTGGACCTGACCACCCACTGGGTGCTCGCCATCACCGGCCACGCCCGCCTGCTCGAGGGGCACCGGGTGCTCGGCCGCGCCGTGCAGATGCGCAACCCCTACGTCGACGCGCTGTCCCTCCTCCAGCTCCGCGCGCTGCGGGCGCTGCGGGCCCCGGCCGGCGCGGCCGGGACGACGGCGGCCGGCGGGGGTGGTGAGGCCGGCGGCGACGGCGCCGACGCGCGCACCCTGCTGCTGCTCACCCTCAAGGGCGTGGCCGCCGGGCTGCAGAACACCGGCTGA
- a CDS encoding PD-(D/E)XK nuclease family protein, whose protein sequence is MATVSGGEGLVGPGKGIIRDRWGRAMIVPPQPLGAKAVPYTRATTVAKTLEDQSGLMTWKQRMTLLGLVARRDLLTAAAATDPTDKQTLNRLAEQAADAGGSTAAATTGTALHAFTERLDTGADLGHVPPEHSADIAAYVRLADQVGWEVLGVEEFVVCDAFRIAGTADRVLRLPDGRVVIGDVKTGSSVAYPHAWAVQTAIYAHSMRYDPETGKRLPWEKVPDQERALVVHVPARQGTATAYWVDIARGWEALLLSMKARTWRQEKNLLTPWEPPAAAPEEPHRDAVLALIETTATVDELIKAWELYAGHGWTEAHTAAAAARRAAIEGGAQNAMLS, encoded by the coding sequence GTGGCCACTGTGAGCGGCGGCGAGGGGCTCGTCGGCCCCGGCAAGGGCATCATCCGCGACAGATGGGGTCGAGCGATGATCGTCCCGCCCCAGCCACTCGGCGCAAAGGCGGTGCCGTACACCCGCGCCACCACGGTCGCCAAGACCTTGGAGGACCAGTCGGGGCTGATGACGTGGAAGCAGCGGATGACCCTGCTCGGGCTGGTCGCCCGCCGCGACCTCCTCACCGCGGCCGCCGCCACCGACCCCACCGACAAGCAGACCCTCAACCGGCTCGCTGAGCAGGCCGCCGACGCCGGCGGCTCCACCGCCGCGGCGACCACCGGGACGGCGCTGCACGCCTTCACCGAGCGGCTCGACACCGGCGCCGACCTCGGCCACGTACCGCCCGAGCACTCCGCCGACATCGCCGCCTACGTCCGCCTCGCCGACCAGGTGGGCTGGGAGGTGCTGGGGGTCGAGGAGTTCGTCGTCTGCGACGCCTTCCGGATCGCCGGGACCGCCGACCGGGTGCTTCGCCTGCCCGACGGGCGCGTGGTGATCGGGGACGTCAAGACCGGGTCGTCGGTGGCCTACCCGCACGCCTGGGCGGTCCAGACCGCGATCTACGCCCACTCCATGAGGTACGACCCCGAGACCGGCAAGCGCCTGCCGTGGGAGAAGGTCCCCGACCAGGAGCGGGCGCTCGTCGTCCACGTCCCCGCCAGGCAGGGCACCGCCACCGCCTACTGGGTGGACATCGCCCGCGGCTGGGAGGCCCTGCTGCTGTCCATGAAGGCCCGGACGTGGCGCCAGGAGAAGAACCTCCTCACCCCGTGGGAACCGCCGGCGGCGGCTCCGGAGGAGCCCCACCGGGATGCGGTCCTGGCGCTCATCGAGACCACCGCGACCGTCGACGAGCTGATCAAGGCCTGGGAGCTCTACGCCGGCCACGGCTGGACCGAGGCACACACCGCCGCAGCAGCGGCACGGCGGGCGGCGATCGAAGGGGGTGCCCAGAATGCAATGCTCAGTTGA